The Xenopus tropicalis strain Nigerian chromosome 2, UCB_Xtro_10.0, whole genome shotgun sequence genome window below encodes:
- the psma5 gene encoding proteasome subunit alpha type-5: MFLTRSEYDRGVNTFSPEGRLFQVEYAIEAIKLGSTAIGIQTSEGVCLAVEKRITSPLMEPSSIEKIVEIDAHIGCAMSGLIADAKTLIDKARVETQNHWFTYNETMTVESVTQAVSNLALQFGEEDADPGAMSRPFGVALLFGGADEKGPQLFHMDPSGTFVQCDARAIGSASEGAQSSLQEVYHKSMTLKEAIKSSLTILKQVMEEKLNATNIELATIEPGKKFHMYCKEELEEVIKDI; the protein is encoded by the exons ATGTTTCTAACCCGCTCCGAGTATGACAG GGGGGTCAACACATTCTCTCCTGAGGGCCGACTTTTCCAAGTTGAGTACGCAATTGAAGCCATAAAG CTTGGTTCAACAGCAATAGGAATCCAGACTTCAGAGGGGGTATGTCTGGCAGTTGAGAAGAGGATTACTTCCCCACTGATGGAGCCTAGTAGCATTGAAAAAATAGTGGAAATTGATGCTCACATAG GTTGCGCCATGAGTGGATTAATAGCAGATGCAAAAACTTTGATTGACAAAGCCCGGGTGGAGACACAG AATCACTGGTTTACATACAATGAGACCATGACAGTGGAAAGTGTTACACAAGCTGTTTCCAACCTTGCACTGCAGTTTGGAGAGGAGGATGCTGACCCTGGGGCAATG AGTCGTCCATTTGGTGTGGCATTGCTTTTTGGCGGAGCAGATGAGAAGGGACCTCAACT ATTCCATATGGATCCATCTGGGACTTTTGTTCAGTGTGATGCCCGCGCCATTGGCTCTGCATCTGAGGGAGCCCAGAGTTCTTTGCAGGAGGTATATCACAAG TCCATGACACTGAAGGAAGCAATTAAATCTTCTCTCACTATTCTGAAGCAAGTGATGGAGGAAAAACTGAATGCAACAAACATTGAG CTTGCCACGATAGAACCTGGAAAGAAGTTTCACATGTACTGTAAAGAAGAGCTAGAAGAAGTTATTAAGGACATCTAA